The following proteins are encoded in a genomic region of Odontesthes bonariensis isolate fOdoBon6 chromosome 19, fOdoBon6.hap1, whole genome shotgun sequence:
- the LOC142369096 gene encoding transmembrane protein 151A, with product MQTEEETATAEEPILEEGSGREQQRPVQQSLASSLCRESHWKCLLLTLLMYGCFATLAWCALCRVPVLGSSSILLGDDDDAASAAYYNDILHLESPCSSGYVYIPLAFLAMLYVVYLVECWHCFSKTAILAHAEFQEVYERVQRLQQATPCIWWKAISYHYVRRTRQVTRYRNGDAYTTTQVYHERVNTHASSSEFDYARYGVKDVSKELLDLRLHPAVRLRFTKCFSFSSARAEAAYLTQRARFFGENEGLDDYMEAREGMHLKNVDFREHILAFPDPAHQPWFSRHRVFWLASACLLSWPLRVVSEYRTAYVHYHVEKLFGEDDDTGGVGGGGPGGGGRGDGVEGGNENGIHPGGIGIGMGLNGTSYRAISRVNTVDMTELEWHIRCNQQMVPSYSEALLMDMDASGGTNPTASTPISGPPGITPTQGTNPPPLALPVVFNSAYLLQSCPRCRRTTSSASLPSRLRAPMGTTALLNATVAGIRAAGPGGGAIGGRLVLSRSGFSLGRLGAGRQNSLFHSRSMGGGLGGSREDGGGSGAGGNSGGGGGFLGLGSRQNNEETRGVLEGEGDDEEDEEEEEEEVRRENGGRERDEEAEQESGGGGGEVREGERDRPPSYQDAFFFPVLIIHGEESCHAGDDM from the exons CAAAGGCCGGTCCAGCAGTCTCTGGCCTCCTCCCTGTGCCGGGAGTCCCACTGGAAGTGCCTCCTCCTGACCCTCCTCATGTATGGCTGTTTTGCCACACTGGCCTGGTGCGCTCTCTGCCGCGTGCCCGTTCTCGGCTCCTCGTCCATACTTCTCGGCGATGACGACGACGCTGCATCAGCGGCCTACTACAATGACATCCTGCACCTGGAGAGCCCGTGCTCCAGCGGTTATGTCTACATCCCCCTGGCCTTCCTGGCGATGCTGTACGTGGTTTACCTGGTGGAATGCTGGCACTGTTTCTCCAAGACGGCGATATTGGCTCATGCTGAATTCCAG GAAGTGTATGAGCGTGTGCAGAGGCTTCAGCAGGCCACTCCGTGTATTTGGTGGAAGGCCATTAGCTATCACTACGTGAGGAGAACCAGACAGGTGACGAGGTACCGCAACGGAGACGCATACACGACAACACAG GTCTACCACGAGCGCGTGAACACTCACGCTTCAAGTTCAGAGTTTGACTACGCCCGCTACGGTGTCAAAGATGTGTCAAAAGAGCTGCTGGACCTGCGGCTGCATCCTGCTGTTCGCCTCCGTTTCACAAAGTGTTTCAG CTTCTCCAGTGCACGTGCTGAAGCTGCCTACCTCACTCAG CGAGCGCGATTCTTCGGGGAGAACGAGGGGCTTGACGACTACATGGAGGCCAGGGAGGGAATGCATCTGAAGAATGTGGATTTCCGCGAGCACATCCTGGCCTTCCCCGATCCTGCTCACCAGCCGTGGTTCTCCAGGCACAGAGTGTTCTGGCTAGCTTCTGCTTGCCTCCTGTCATGGCCGCTGCGAGTAGTATCAGAATACCGTACAGCGTATGTCCACTACCATGTGGAGAAGCTATTTGGGGAGGATGACGACACCGGAGGAGTTGGCGGAGGAGGGCCAGGTGGAGGTGGAAGAGGCGATGGTGTTGAAGGGGGAAATGAGAATGGAATTCATCCGGGAGGAATTGGGATTGGAATGGGCCTGAATGGGACAAGCTACAGAGCCATCTCCCGTGTTAATACAGTGGACATGACTGAGCTGGAGTGGCACATTCGCTGCAACCAACAAATGGTCCCCAGCTACTCTGAAGCCCTCCTTATGGACATGGACGCAAGTGGAGGGACAAATCCTACAGCCTCTACTCCAATCTCTGGACCTCCGGGCATCACCCCCACCCAGGGGACCAACCCTCCTCCACTCGCTCTGCCTGTGGTGTTCAACTCGGCTTACCTCTTGCAGAGCTGCCCCAGATGCCGGAGGACCACATCAAGCGCCAGTCTTCCCTCCAGGCTCAGGGCCCCAATGGGAACCACGGCCCTCCTGAACGCTACCGTGGCAGGGATCAGGGCAGCGGGGCCAGGAGGCGGAGCTATAGGAGGAAGACTGGTGCTTAGTCGGAGTGGTTTCTCTCTGGGGAGGCTTGGAGCTGGGCGCCAGAACAGCCTGTTTCATTCAAGAAGCATGGGGGGAGGGCTGGGAGGAAGCAGGGAAGATGGGGGAGGAAGCGGGGCAGGAGGAAAtagtggaggtggtggaggattCCTGGGGTTAGGCTCAAGACAGAACAATGAGGAGACCAGAGGAGTTCTCGAAGGAGAAGGagatgatgaggaggatgaggaagaggaagaggaggaggtgagAAGGGAGAACGGGGGAAGAGAGAGGGATGAGGAAGCGGAGCAAGAAagcggagggggaggaggagaggtGAGAGAAGGGGAGAGGGATCGACCTCCATCCTACCAGGACGCATTCTTCTTTCCTGTCCTCATCATACACGGAGAGGAGAGCTGCCATGCGGGCGATGACATGTGa